In Bradyrhizobium sp. CCBAU 051011, the following are encoded in one genomic region:
- a CDS encoding HdeD family acid-resistance protein → MSVLVVGVMMFIAGVAELINAFQVKNWGKFFVWAPLGALYIVAGFVTFENHALAAAVLTLILGGSLVAAGIMRVILGFSMKRQTARFWLPTSGVITMLVGLLILARWPINSVYILGLFLGLDLIVAGASWIGISFRLRRTSIVSQALSPA, encoded by the coding sequence GTGAGTGTGCTCGTCGTTGGCGTGATGATGTTCATCGCTGGTGTCGCCGAGCTGATCAACGCCTTCCAGGTAAAGAATTGGGGCAAGTTTTTTGTGTGGGCTCCTTTGGGTGCGCTCTACATCGTTGCGGGCTTTGTGACATTTGAGAATCATGCGCTCGCTGCTGCGGTGCTTACGCTGATCCTGGGCGGATCGCTGGTCGCCGCCGGCATTATGCGCGTGATCCTGGGATTCAGCATGAAGCGCCAAACGGCGAGGTTCTGGCTACCGACATCTGGCGTGATTACCATGCTGGTTGGATTGTTGATCCTAGCACGTTGGCCGATCAACAGTGTTTATATCCTGGGCCTGTTTCTCGGCCTCGATCTAATTGTGGCAGGCGCGAGCTGGATCGGAATCAGCTTTCGCCTGCGCCGCACTTCGATCGTGTCACAGGCACTATCGCCGGCGTAG